One part of the Amaranthus tricolor cultivar Red isolate AtriRed21 chromosome 16, ASM2621246v1, whole genome shotgun sequence genome encodes these proteins:
- the LOC130802400 gene encoding LOW QUALITY PROTEIN: acid beta-fructofuranosidase 2, vacuolar-like (The sequence of the model RefSeq protein was modified relative to this genomic sequence to represent the inferred CDS: inserted 2 bases in 1 codon), which translates to MVHTYCQVQNLAYPADLSDPLLQKWVKYPGNPVLVPPPEIDKLDFRDPTTAWLTSEGKWRLTIGSKINKTGISLVYDTTDFKHYELLSNILHVVPGTDMWECVDFYPVSKAEPNGVDTSINNPLVKHVFKASMDDDRNDYYALGTYHEDTGTWVPDNAAIDVGYGLRYDYGRFYASKTFYDKEKKRRILWGWITEADSEAVDVKKGWASLQALPKTVLYDQKTKANLVQWPVEEVETLRKNVKEFDKVEVPAGSILQLDVSSATEIDIVAEFDIEKEALEKLPVSKENFSCPTSKGASQRGALGPFGLLVLADDQLSEQTPVYFYVIKTSHTSFKNFFRTDLSRSSIAPDXVKDIYGSDVPVLNNEKLSMRALVDHSIIEAFAQGGRTYITSWVYPTKAIYRDAKLYLFNNATAASVTASVKTWQMSTA; encoded by the exons ATGGTTCACACTTACTGTCAAGTCCAAAATCTAGCCTACCCTGCTGATTTATCTGATCCACTTCTCCAAAAATGGGTCAAATACCCAGGTAACCCGGTCCTTGTTCCCCCTCCAGAGATCGACAAATTGGATTTTCGAGATCCTACCACTGCGTGGCTCACCTCTGAGGGAAAATGGAGGTTGACAATCGGGTCTAAGATCAACAAAACCGGCATTTCTCTTGTGTATGACACCACTGATTTTAAGCATTATGAGCTCTTAAGCAACATTCTTCATGTTGTGCCTGGTACCGATATGTGGGAATGTGTCGACTTTTATCCTGTATCGAAAGCAGAGCCCAATGGGGTTGATACTTCCATTAACAACCCATTGGTGAAACATGTGTTTAAAGCGAGTATGGATGATGATAGGAATGATTATTACGCGTTAGGTACTTATCATGAAGATACAGGTACATGGGTCCCGGATAATGCTGCCATTGATGTTGGTTATGGACTAAGATATGATTACGGAAGGTTTTATGCTTCCAAGACATTTTATGATAAAGAAAAGAAGAGACGGATCTTGTGGGGTTGGATCACCGAAGCTGATAGTGAAGCAGTTGATGTTAAAAAAGGATGGGCTTCTCTTCAGGCACTTCCAAAAACTGTGTTGTATGACCAAAAGACGAAAGCCAATTTAGTTCAATGGCCGGTGGAGGAAGTTGAAACGCTGAGGAAAAACGTAAAGGAATTCGACAAGGTAGAAGTTCCTGCAGGATCAATTTTGCAATTGGATGTCAGCTCAGCCACCGAGATTGATATAGTGGCTGAATTTGACATAGAAAAAGAGGCACTGGAAAAGTTACCAGTTTCAAAAGAGAATTTTAGTTGCCCGACTAGCAAGGGAGCTTCTCAGCGAGGTGCTCTTGGACCATTCGGTCTTCTGGTTCTTGCTGATGATCAGCTGTCCGAACAGACTCCTGTTTATTTCTATGTTATTAAAACCTCCCATACCAGCTTCAAGAACTTCTTCCGCACGGATTTATCTAGGTCATCAATTGCACCCGA AGTCAAAGACATCTATGGTAGCGATGTTCCTGTTCTCAACAACGAAAAACTATCCATGAGAGCTTTGGTTGATCATTCTATCATAGAAGCGTTTGCACAAGGCGGAAGAACCTACATTACATCTTGGGTTTATCCAACAAAGGCGATATATAGAGATGCTAAGCTATATTTGTTTAACAATGCAACCGCAGCAAGTGTAACAGCATCTGTCAAAACATGGCAAATGAGCACTGCATGA
- the LOC130802624 gene encoding uncharacterized protein LOC130802624, translating into MQAVLPLDKWGIVLLSPFPPAKGQRKFIIVAIDYFTKYVEAEALSSITDKQVYQFIWRNIITRYGIPRVIITDNGRQFFSKNTMECCDRFNIQIRFSSVSRPQTNGQVESANKEILNGIKKKIEGDGPFKVIRVIKPETFELEDMKGKKLPRPWNGDHLKNVIIFNISEVPFSDYPAPTFTKIAACELESEKLQTFIAKSLEIKENH; encoded by the exons ATGCAAGCCGTCCTGCCTTTGGACAAGTGGGGTATAGTTCTCCTTAGCCCCTTTCCACCGGCGAAGGGACAACGCAAATTCATTATTGTGGCTATTGATTACTTCACCAAGTACGTGGAAGCAGAGGCCCTTAGCTCAATCACAGACAAGCAAGTCTATCAATTCATCTGGCGAAATATCATCACGAGATACGGAATCCCTCGTGTGATCATCACTGACAATGGGAGACAATTTTTCAGTAAGAACACAATGGAGTGCTGCGACAGGTTCAACATTCAAATCCGATTCAGCTCAGTATCTCGACCACAAACCAATGGCCAAGTCGAATCAGCAAATAAGGAGATTTTGAAtggcatcaaaaagaaaatagagggg GATGGCCCGTTCAAAGTTATCCGTGTCATCAAACCCGAGACGTTCGAACTGGAAGACATGAAGGGAAAGAAATTACCccgtccatggaatggagatcacTTGAAGAA TGTTATCATTTTCAATATATCAGAAGTTCCATTTTCAGATTATCCAGCTCCAACATTCACAA AAATCGCGGCTTGTGAGTTAGAATCAGAAAAACTTCAAACATTCATAGCAAAAAGTCTTGAAATCAAAGAGAATCACTGA